A single region of the Nocardioides ochotonae genome encodes:
- the pdxH gene encoding pyridoxamine 5'-phosphate oxidase has product MSRESPLPDLAALREEYAAGGLAEGDLAADPMTMFRAWLAEALAAGLYEPTGMVVSSVGADGAPSSRMVLLKGLRPEVAVGPEGAAGQEAPGFVFFTNRESRKGGELGAEPRCSLLFPWHPLERQVRVDGVAEPLPRAEVEAYFAGRPRGSQLGAWASPQSRVVAGREALAAAYDEVSARFEGRDVPVPAHWGGFVVRPESVEFWQGRPGRMHDRLVYRRAGTGWRTERLAP; this is encoded by the coding sequence ATGAGTCGCGAGTCGCCCCTTCCCGACCTCGCCGCCCTGCGCGAGGAGTACGCCGCGGGCGGTCTCGCCGAGGGTGACCTCGCCGCCGACCCGATGACGATGTTCCGCGCCTGGCTGGCCGAGGCGCTCGCCGCCGGCCTCTACGAGCCGACCGGGATGGTCGTCTCCTCGGTCGGCGCCGACGGTGCGCCGTCGTCGCGGATGGTGCTGCTCAAGGGGCTGCGCCCCGAGGTGGCCGTCGGGCCAGAGGGGGCGGCCGGGCAAGAGGCGCCGGGCTTCGTCTTCTTCACCAACCGCGAGTCGCGCAAGGGCGGCGAGCTGGGCGCCGAGCCGCGGTGCTCGCTGCTGTTCCCCTGGCACCCGCTGGAGCGCCAGGTCCGCGTCGACGGGGTGGCCGAGCCGCTGCCCCGCGCCGAGGTGGAGGCCTACTTCGCGGGCCGTCCGCGCGGCTCCCAGCTCGGCGCCTGGGCCTCGCCGCAGTCGCGGGTCGTCGCCGGGCGCGAGGCCCTCGCCGCGGCGTACGACGAGGTCAGCGCGCGCTTCGAGGGCCGCGACGTGCCGGTGCCCGCGCACTGGGGCGGCTTCGTGGTGCGGCCCGAGTCGGTGGAGTTCTGGCAGGGCCGGCCCGGTCGGATGCACGACCGGCTGGTCTACCGCCGCGCCGGCACCGGCTGGCGCACCGAGCGGCTCGCGCCCTAG
- a CDS encoding MarR family winged helix-turn-helix transcriptional regulator yields the protein MTAKSRQDALQTVEREIGVLIRRVRKVIGVRARMIDPQLQSASYLMLGHLVQRGPMRSSALAEVFNVDKGAISRQVQHLVDLGLVARTPDPEDGRASLVEATEEAVRRFESVSRQRLDWLDRRLEEWSDDDLAGFAGQLSRYNAILSETEGLEPTPRSPSGDPD from the coding sequence ATGACCGCCAAGAGCCGCCAGGACGCCCTGCAGACCGTCGAACGCGAGATCGGCGTGCTGATCCGACGGGTGCGCAAGGTGATCGGCGTGCGGGCGCGGATGATCGACCCGCAGCTGCAGTCGGCGTCCTACCTGATGCTCGGCCACCTCGTGCAGCGTGGCCCGATGCGGTCCTCCGCGCTCGCCGAGGTGTTCAACGTCGACAAGGGCGCGATCAGCCGGCAGGTCCAGCACCTCGTCGACCTCGGGCTGGTCGCGCGCACCCCGGACCCCGAGGACGGCCGCGCCTCGCTGGTCGAGGCGACCGAGGAGGCCGTGCGCCGCTTCGAGTCGGTCTCCCGGCAGCGCCTGGACTGGCTCGACCGGCGCCTGGAGGAGTGGTCCGACGACGACCTCGCCGGGTTCGCCGGCCAGCTCAGCCGCTACAACGCGATCCTCAGCGAGACGGAGGGACTCGAACCCACACCGCGCAGTCCGTCGGGAGACCCCGACTGA
- a CDS encoding ABC transporter ATP-binding protein translates to MSTPRKPAGLRETERIEAPPGGPGRGPGGGMVAQKAMTFGPSAKRLVARLRPERGTAIAVIALAVASVALVSIGPTILGRATDLVFNGLLAGDLPAGTPQSELPEAIRGQDVVPGQGVDFGAVGRVLGLAIGVYLLASLFSWLQGLLVNTIVQSTVRRMRGDVEDKIHRLPLAAVDRSSRGELLSRVTNDIDNISQTLQQTMSQLLTAILTVVGVLSMMLWISPALAVVSLVSVPLSLVVTRAIMKRSQGRFVAQWRRTGALNSQVEEAYTGHTLVKVLGRREEVEQTFAEENEGLFRDSFAAQFISGLIMPAMMFVGNLGYVVIAVLGALRVASGSLSIGEVQAFVQYARQFNQPVTQLASMVNLLQSGVASAERVFELLDAPEEPADPPAGSGGEITRGEVAFEHVSFAYDPERPLIEDLSLVARPGQTVAIVGPTGAGKTTLVNLILRFYDLDSGRITIDGHDIVGMSRADLRGRIGMVLQDAWLFGGTIRDNIAYGRPGASEEEVLAAARATFVDRFVHSLPEGYDTVVDEDGSNLSAGERQLITIARAFLTDPALLILDEATSSVDTRTELLVQQAMAALRSDRTSFVIAHRLSTIRDADLILVMEDGAIVEQGTHADLLEAEGAYARLHRAQFEAAPVAD, encoded by the coding sequence ATGAGCACCCCCCGCAAGCCCGCAGGACTGCGCGAGACCGAACGGATCGAGGCGCCCCCGGGCGGCCCCGGCCGCGGCCCCGGCGGCGGCATGGTCGCGCAGAAGGCGATGACCTTCGGACCGTCGGCCAAGCGGCTGGTCGCCCGGCTGCGCCCCGAGCGGGGCACCGCGATCGCGGTGATCGCGCTCGCCGTCGCCTCGGTCGCACTGGTCTCGATCGGCCCCACGATCCTCGGCCGCGCCACCGACCTGGTGTTCAACGGACTGCTGGCCGGCGACCTCCCGGCCGGCACCCCGCAGTCGGAGCTGCCCGAGGCGATCCGCGGCCAGGACGTCGTCCCGGGCCAGGGCGTGGACTTCGGCGCCGTGGGGCGGGTGCTGGGCCTGGCGATCGGTGTCTACCTGCTCGCCTCGCTGTTCTCCTGGCTCCAGGGCCTGTTGGTCAACACGATCGTGCAGAGCACCGTGCGCCGGATGCGCGGCGACGTGGAGGACAAGATCCACCGGCTGCCGCTGGCCGCCGTGGACCGCTCCTCGCGCGGGGAGCTGCTCAGCCGGGTCACCAACGACATCGACAACATCAGCCAGACGCTGCAGCAGACGATGAGCCAGCTGCTCACCGCGATCCTGACCGTCGTCGGCGTGCTGTCGATGATGCTCTGGATCTCCCCGGCTCTCGCGGTCGTCTCGCTGGTCTCGGTGCCGCTGTCACTGGTGGTGACCCGGGCGATCATGAAGCGCTCCCAGGGCCGCTTCGTGGCCCAGTGGCGTCGCACCGGCGCGCTGAACTCCCAGGTGGAGGAGGCCTACACCGGGCACACGCTGGTCAAGGTGCTCGGGCGCCGCGAGGAGGTCGAGCAGACCTTCGCCGAGGAGAACGAGGGGCTGTTCCGCGACAGCTTCGCCGCGCAGTTCATCAGCGGCCTGATCATGCCCGCGATGATGTTCGTCGGGAACCTCGGCTACGTGGTGATCGCCGTGCTCGGGGCGCTGCGGGTCGCCAGCGGCTCGCTGTCGATCGGCGAGGTGCAGGCGTTCGTGCAGTACGCGCGCCAGTTCAACCAGCCGGTCACCCAGCTGGCCTCGATGGTCAACCTGCTGCAGTCCGGCGTCGCCTCGGCCGAGCGGGTCTTCGAGCTGCTCGACGCCCCGGAGGAGCCGGCCGACCCGCCGGCCGGCAGCGGCGGGGAGATCACCCGCGGGGAGGTCGCCTTCGAGCACGTGTCGTTCGCCTACGACCCCGAGCGCCCGCTCATCGAGGACCTCTCGCTGGTCGCCCGGCCCGGGCAGACCGTGGCGATCGTGGGGCCCACCGGCGCCGGCAAGACCACGCTGGTCAACCTCATCCTGCGCTTCTACGACCTCGACTCCGGCCGGATCACCATCGACGGCCACGACATCGTCGGGATGTCCCGCGCCGACCTGCGCGGCCGGATCGGGATGGTCCTCCAGGACGCCTGGCTCTTCGGCGGCACGATCCGCGACAACATCGCCTACGGGCGCCCGGGCGCCAGCGAGGAGGAGGTGCTCGCCGCCGCGCGGGCGACCTTCGTGGACCGGTTCGTGCACTCGCTGCCCGAGGGCTACGACACGGTCGTCGACGAGGACGGCTCCAACCTGTCCGCGGGGGAGCGCCAGCTGATCACCATCGCCCGGGCGTTCCTCACCGACCCCGCGCTGCTGATCCTCGACGAGGCCACCTCGTCGGTGGACACCCGCACCGAGCTGCTGGTGCAGCAGGCGATGGCCGCGCTGCGCAGCGACCGGACCTCGTTCGTGATCGCCCACCGGCTCTCCACGATCCGCGACGCCGACCTGATCCTGGTGATGGAGGACGGCGCGATCGTCGAGCAGGGCACGCACGCCGACCTGCTCGAGGCCGAGGGCGCCTACGCCCGCCTGCACCGCGCGCAGTTCGAGGCCGCCCCGGTGGCCGACTGA
- a CDS encoding glycoside hydrolase family 13 protein yields MAATEPGATRTDQPWWRHAVTYQVYVRSFADSNGDGVGDLPGITARLPHLRDLGVDALWITPFYTSPQHDHGYDVADYTDVDPLFGTLEDADELIARAHELGLRVIVDLVPNHTSSEHEWFRAALAAGPGSPERARYLFRDGRGPDGSEPPNNWHSVFGGPAWTRVPDGQWYLHLFDSSQPDLDWRHPEVGEMFEQVLRFWLDRGVDGFRIDVAHGLLKEATLRDQLGGEAEPEHPHAMVERTLRDEPMWDQPEVHDVYRRWRRVLEEYDGDRMLVAEAWTQTPESMARFVRPDEMHQAFNFAWLLAPWSARSFADVIEGTFAAVESVGASPTWVLSNHDVVRHPTRYGAGPTGLARARAATLTMLALPGSAYLYQGEELGLEQVDVAPEHRQDPAWLRSGPESGDPGRDGSRVPLPWKGSQPPYGFGPGTAEASWIPQPASWHAHTVAAQTDDPASTLEFYREALRARRTWAATAGERVSDLAVEGDVLRFRRGPLLVVLNCGSEVVPLPAGEVLVSSGELVPLDGSPADSEGTGVSRGLPTDCAVWVRVPPSR; encoded by the coding sequence ATGGCGGCCACGGAGCCGGGCGCGACCCGGACCGACCAGCCGTGGTGGCGCCACGCGGTGACCTACCAGGTCTACGTCCGCAGCTTCGCCGACAGCAACGGCGACGGCGTGGGTGACCTGCCCGGCATCACCGCGCGGCTGCCGCACCTGCGCGACCTCGGCGTGGACGCGCTGTGGATCACGCCGTTCTACACCTCCCCGCAGCACGACCACGGCTACGACGTCGCCGACTACACCGACGTCGACCCGCTGTTCGGCACCCTCGAGGATGCCGACGAGCTGATCGCCCGCGCCCACGAGCTCGGGCTGCGCGTCATCGTCGACCTGGTGCCGAACCACACCTCCTCCGAGCACGAGTGGTTCCGCGCGGCGCTCGCCGCCGGCCCGGGCAGCCCCGAGCGGGCGCGCTACCTGTTCCGCGACGGCCGCGGACCCGACGGGAGCGAGCCGCCGAACAACTGGCACTCGGTCTTCGGCGGCCCGGCGTGGACCCGGGTGCCGGACGGGCAGTGGTACCTCCACCTGTTCGACTCCTCCCAGCCCGACCTCGACTGGCGCCACCCGGAGGTCGGCGAGATGTTCGAGCAGGTGCTGCGCTTCTGGCTCGACCGCGGGGTCGACGGGTTCCGCATCGACGTGGCCCACGGCCTGCTCAAGGAGGCCACGCTGCGCGACCAGCTCGGCGGGGAAGCCGAGCCCGAGCACCCGCACGCGATGGTCGAGCGCACCCTGCGCGACGAGCCGATGTGGGACCAGCCCGAGGTGCACGACGTCTACCGCCGCTGGCGCCGCGTGCTGGAGGAGTACGACGGCGACCGGATGCTGGTGGCCGAGGCCTGGACCCAGACGCCGGAGTCGATGGCCCGCTTCGTGCGCCCCGACGAGATGCACCAGGCGTTCAACTTCGCCTGGCTGCTGGCCCCATGGTCGGCCCGCTCCTTTGCCGACGTCATCGAGGGCACCTTCGCCGCCGTGGAGTCGGTGGGCGCCTCGCCGACCTGGGTGCTCAGCAACCACGACGTCGTGCGCCACCCCACGCGGTACGGCGCGGGCCCCACGGGGCTGGCCCGCGCCCGCGCCGCGACGCTCACGATGCTCGCGCTGCCCGGCTCGGCGTACCTCTACCAAGGCGAGGAGCTGGGCCTGGAGCAGGTCGACGTCGCGCCCGAGCACCGCCAGGACCCGGCGTGGCTGCGCAGCGGTCCCGAGAGCGGCGACCCGGGCCGGGACGGCTCCCGCGTGCCGCTCCCGTGGAAGGGCAGCCAGCCGCCGTACGGCTTCGGGCCGGGCACCGCGGAGGCGTCCTGGATCCCGCAGCCGGCGTCGTGGCACGCACACACGGTGGCGGCCCAGACCGACGACCCGGCCTCCACGCTGGAGTTCTACCGCGAGGCGCTGCGCGCGCGGCGCACCTGGGCCGCCACGGCGGGCGAGCGGGTGAGCGACCTGGCGGTCGAGGGCGACGTGCTGCGCTTCCGCCGCGGGCCGCTGCTGGTGGTGCTGAACTGCGGTTCCGAGGTGGTGCCGCTGCCCGCGGGCGAGGTGCTGGTGAGCAGCGGGGAGCTGGTGCCGCTCGACGGCTCACCGGCGGACTCGGAGGGCACCGGCGTCAGTCGGGGTCTCCCGACGGACTGCGCGGTGTGGGTTCGAGTCCCTCCGTCTCGCTGA
- a CDS encoding MDR family MFS transporter gives MSHRQILEALSGLLLAMFVAMLSSTVVSNALPRIVADLDGSQTGYTWVVVATLLSMTATTPIWGKLADLFSKKMLVQTALVIFSVGSVIATFAHSMELLIGARVVQGLGIGGLTALVQVVIASMVSPRERGRYSGYIGAVFAVATVSGPLIGGVIVDSPLGWRGCFAIGLPVALAAFVLLQKTLHLPVVKREVRIDYLGATLIMGGVSILLVWVSLAGNQFAWASTTTAVLVAAGASVLAAAVYVEIRVAAEPVVPMALFKDRTITLSTIASTLVGVAMFGSTVYLSQYFQLARGMTPTKAGLMTIALVIPLMVSSLVSGRVITRTGLWKRWLVAGMALVVTGLALLGTIDETTHLVAVCAWMAVLGLGMGSTMQNLVLAVQNNVPVSELGAASSVVAFFRSLGGSAGVSVLGAVLGTQVADRVVAGYREAQVVPSAEFGSHAIPDLRTLPAPEAAIWEHAYGASIGDLFVIAVPAAILAFVCVVLIKEVPLRTTVAMPPSRPGAVDGPAVESVGGTGENPSR, from the coding sequence ATGAGCCACCGCCAGATCCTCGAGGCACTCTCGGGGCTGCTGCTGGCGATGTTCGTGGCGATGCTGTCCAGCACCGTGGTCAGCAACGCGCTGCCGCGCATCGTCGCGGACCTGGACGGCAGTCAGACCGGCTACACCTGGGTGGTCGTCGCGACGCTGCTCTCGATGACCGCGACCACGCCGATCTGGGGCAAGCTCGCCGACCTGTTCAGCAAGAAGATGCTGGTGCAGACCGCGCTGGTGATCTTCTCGGTCGGCTCGGTGATCGCGACCTTCGCCCACAGCATGGAGCTGCTGATCGGTGCCCGGGTCGTGCAGGGCCTCGGCATCGGTGGTCTGACCGCCCTGGTGCAGGTCGTGATCGCCTCGATGGTGAGCCCGCGCGAGCGGGGCCGCTACTCCGGCTACATCGGCGCCGTGTTCGCGGTGGCCACGGTGAGCGGCCCGCTGATCGGAGGGGTGATCGTGGACAGCCCGCTGGGCTGGCGCGGCTGCTTCGCGATCGGGCTGCCGGTCGCCCTCGCGGCGTTCGTGCTGCTGCAGAAGACCCTGCACCTGCCGGTGGTCAAGCGCGAGGTGCGCATCGACTACCTGGGCGCCACCTTGATCATGGGTGGCGTCTCGATCCTGCTGGTCTGGGTCTCCCTGGCCGGCAACCAGTTCGCGTGGGCCTCCACCACGACCGCGGTCCTGGTCGCCGCCGGCGCGTCGGTGCTGGCCGCCGCGGTGTACGTCGAGATCCGGGTCGCCGCCGAGCCTGTGGTGCCGATGGCGCTGTTCAAGGACCGCACGATCACGCTGTCCACGATCGCCTCGACCCTGGTGGGCGTGGCGATGTTCGGCTCGACGGTCTACCTCAGCCAGTACTTCCAGCTGGCCCGGGGGATGACGCCTACGAAGGCCGGGCTGATGACGATCGCGCTGGTGATCCCGCTGATGGTCTCCAGCCTGGTCAGCGGCCGGGTGATCACCCGCACCGGGCTCTGGAAGCGGTGGCTGGTCGCCGGCATGGCCCTGGTCGTCACGGGCCTGGCGCTGCTCGGCACGATCGACGAGACCACCCACCTGGTCGCGGTCTGCGCCTGGATGGCCGTGCTCGGCCTCGGCATGGGCTCGACGATGCAGAACCTCGTGCTCGCGGTGCAGAACAACGTCCCCGTCTCCGAGCTCGGCGCCGCCAGTTCGGTGGTCGCGTTCTTCCGCAGCCTGGGCGGCTCGGCCGGTGTCTCGGTGCTCGGCGCGGTGCTGGGCACCCAGGTCGCCGACCGGGTGGTCGCCGGCTACCGCGAGGCCCAGGTCGTGCCGAGCGCCGAGTTCGGCAGCCACGCCATCCCCGACCTGCGCACGCTGCCCGCCCCGGAGGCGGCGATCTGGGAGCACGCCTACGGCGCGTCGATCGGCGATCTCTTCGTGATCGCGGTGCCCGCGGCGATCCTGGCGTTCGTGTGCGTCGTGCTCATCAAGGAGGTGCCGCTGCGCACCACCGTCGCGATGCCGCCGTCCCGGCCCGGCGCCGTGGACGGCCCGGCGGTGGAGTCTGTCGGCGGAACAGGGGAGAATCCCTCTCGATGA
- a CDS encoding nuclear transport factor 2 family protein yields MTSTPGGVESGAVVEWAVARLGACLRERDVAAALGCFVSEGALYGDDVGEHAHGAEEMEWFFAELFEEDFTLAWEVEETWARHRGDLVWFVCGAQVVVRSDEGWEDRAPFQVSGVLRATGAGWRFELFNASQPARRTGVVLAG; encoded by the coding sequence ATGACCAGTACGCCGGGGGGCGTCGAGAGCGGGGCGGTCGTCGAGTGGGCGGTCGCGCGGCTGGGCGCATGCCTGCGCGAGCGCGACGTGGCTGCGGCGCTCGGCTGCTTCGTCAGCGAGGGGGCGCTCTACGGCGACGACGTCGGCGAGCACGCCCACGGCGCGGAGGAGATGGAGTGGTTCTTCGCCGAGCTCTTCGAGGAGGACTTCACCCTCGCCTGGGAGGTCGAGGAGACCTGGGCGCGGCACCGCGGCGACCTGGTCTGGTTCGTGTGCGGCGCGCAGGTGGTGGTCCGCTCCGACGAGGGCTGGGAGGACCGGGCGCCGTTCCAGGTCTCCGGGGTGCTGCGGGCCACCGGGGCCGGGTGGCGCTTCGAGCTGTTCAACGCCAGCCAGCCCGCGCGGCGCACCGGCGTCGTGCTCGCCGGGTGA
- a CDS encoding SDR family NAD(P)-dependent oxidoreductase, translating into MSVTQPTPGPTSALPHGGRYAGCSAIVTGAGSGVGAALARALVGAGAHVVLADLDADAATRVSVGLAGPESGPGTARPAALDVTDAAAVAALVHEVVDEHGRLDLMFNNAGITFGGETEDLTLEQWNAIIDVNLRGVVHGVHAAYPLMVRQGAAGGRGGHIVNTASMGGLMAAGLITSYVATKHAVVGLSLALRSEAAAKGVGVTAICPSAVETPLLEKGELGRFRGRDYYLKGQGVRRALDPDVLAEQALAAVAADRPLLVTPRQARVVWRLGRLSPALVARSSIRFVGRQRRLQAARAERAEG; encoded by the coding sequence ATGTCTGTGACCCAGCCCACACCCGGCCCGACGTCCGCGCTCCCCCACGGCGGGCGGTACGCCGGCTGCAGCGCGATCGTCACCGGCGCCGGCTCCGGGGTCGGCGCAGCCCTCGCCCGCGCGCTCGTCGGGGCCGGGGCGCACGTCGTCCTGGCCGATCTCGACGCGGACGCCGCGACCCGCGTCTCCGTCGGACTTGCGGGCCCCGAGTCCGGACCGGGCACCGCCCGGCCGGCCGCGCTGGACGTCACCGACGCCGCGGCGGTGGCCGCGCTCGTGCACGAGGTCGTCGACGAGCACGGGCGCCTCGACCTGATGTTCAACAACGCCGGGATCACCTTCGGCGGGGAGACCGAGGACCTCACCCTCGAGCAGTGGAACGCGATCATCGACGTCAACCTGCGCGGCGTGGTGCACGGCGTGCACGCGGCGTACCCGCTGATGGTGCGCCAGGGAGCGGCCGGCGGGCGCGGCGGCCACATCGTCAACACCGCCTCCATGGGCGGGCTGATGGCGGCCGGGCTGATCACCTCCTACGTCGCGACCAAGCACGCGGTCGTCGGGCTCTCGCTCGCGCTGCGCTCGGAGGCGGCCGCGAAGGGCGTCGGGGTGACCGCGATCTGCCCCTCGGCCGTGGAGACACCGCTGCTGGAGAAGGGCGAGCTCGGCCGGTTCCGTGGTCGCGACTACTACCTCAAGGGCCAGGGCGTACGCCGCGCGCTGGACCCCGACGTGCTGGCCGAGCAGGCGCTCGCGGCGGTGGCCGCGGACCGGCCGCTGCTGGTCACCCCGCGCCAGGCCCGGGTGGTCTGGCGCCTCGGGCGGCTCTCCCCCGCCCTGGTCGCCCGCTCCTCGATCCGGTTCGTCGGCCGCCAGCGGCGGCTCCAGGCCGCGCGGGCTGAGCGGGCTGAGGGCTGA
- a CDS encoding TetR/AcrR family transcriptional regulator, whose translation MSPRAAPMSPEQRRAALVEATLDLLRCHGRGVTTRQIATAAGVAEGTIFRVFDSKDELVDAAIARAFVPGAVAEQLAGIDRGLPFEERMTRVAEILQRRYRSTFELMGQLGLVTPPPGAEGDGERHRLEELLALVVDVIGPDAADLVVPADELAHRLRLLVFVGSHPALADGRLLTPEQAVDTVLHGLHRPGRS comes from the coding sequence ATGTCGCCACGTGCCGCGCCGATGTCGCCCGAGCAGCGCCGGGCCGCCCTCGTCGAGGCGACCCTCGACCTGCTGCGCTGCCACGGGCGCGGGGTCACCACCCGCCAGATAGCCACGGCCGCCGGGGTCGCGGAGGGCACGATCTTCCGGGTCTTCGACTCCAAGGACGAGCTGGTCGACGCGGCCATCGCCCGGGCGTTCGTGCCCGGCGCCGTCGCCGAGCAGTTGGCCGGCATTGACCGCGGCCTGCCCTTCGAGGAGCGGATGACCCGGGTCGCGGAGATCCTCCAGCGGCGCTACCGCTCCACCTTCGAGCTGATGGGCCAGCTCGGGCTGGTCACCCCGCCTCCGGGCGCCGAGGGGGACGGCGAGCGGCACCGCCTCGAGGAGCTGCTCGCGCTCGTCGTCGACGTCATCGGCCCCGACGCCGCCGATCTCGTGGTCCCCGCCGACGAGCTCGCCCACCGCCTGCGGCTGCTGGTCTTCGTCGGCAGCCACCCCGCTCTCGCCGACGGCCGGCTGCTCACCCCCGAGCAGGCCGTCGACACCGTGCTCCACGGGCTGCACCGCCCCGGAAGGTCGTGA
- a CDS encoding ABC transporter ATP-binding protein, whose amino-acid sequence MLIRLLREHLAPYRRWLLAVVLLQGLGVVAALYLPSLNADIIDNGIVAGDTGYIVRVGAVMLGVSAVQLLASVGSAWYGARTAMSLGRDLRGALFHRVQTFSAREVNQLGAPSLITRTTNDVQQVQMLVAMASIIAVTSPIMMVGGIVMALREDAGLGWLLGVVVPALFVAVGFVVSRMVPSFRLMQVRIDAVNRILREQVAGIRVVRAFVREPYETRRFERANDDLTDVALRAGRWMASLFPIVILLVNLGSVAVIWFGGHRVDAGETGVGSLTAFLSYLMLIMMSVMMATFMLMQVPRSAVCADRIAEVLDTRTSVTPPADPVPLDPARRGWLDVEGVSFAYPGAADPVVCDVSFSARPGQTVAVVGSTGSGKTTLLNLLARLVDATSGTVRVAGTDVRQLDPDELWSDLGLVPQKAWLFSGTVRANLLHGRPDATEADLWAALEVAQARDFVEAMPEGLDAPVSQGGSNFSGGQRQRLAIARAVVRRPSLYLFDDSFSALDVATDARLRAALRPVTTEATVVVVAQRVSTILEADLIVVLDDGRVVGLGTHADLVLDCPTYREIVASQLGIEEGDAA is encoded by the coding sequence ATGCTGATCCGGCTCCTGCGCGAGCACCTCGCGCCGTACCGCCGCTGGCTGCTCGCCGTCGTCCTGCTCCAGGGCCTCGGCGTGGTCGCCGCGCTCTACCTGCCCAGCCTCAACGCCGACATCATCGACAACGGCATCGTCGCCGGGGACACCGGCTACATCGTCCGCGTCGGCGCGGTGATGCTCGGGGTCTCGGCGGTGCAGCTGCTCGCCTCGGTCGGCTCGGCCTGGTATGGCGCGCGCACCGCGATGAGCCTGGGCCGCGACCTGCGCGGCGCGCTGTTCCACCGGGTGCAGACGTTCTCCGCGCGCGAGGTCAACCAGCTCGGCGCACCGTCGCTGATCACACGCACCACCAACGACGTCCAGCAGGTGCAGATGCTGGTGGCGATGGCCTCGATCATCGCGGTCACCTCGCCGATCATGATGGTCGGCGGCATCGTGATGGCGCTGCGCGAGGATGCCGGCCTGGGCTGGCTGCTGGGCGTCGTCGTCCCGGCGCTGTTCGTCGCCGTGGGCTTCGTGGTCAGCCGGATGGTGCCGAGCTTCCGGCTGATGCAGGTGCGCATCGACGCGGTGAACCGGATCCTGCGCGAGCAGGTGGCCGGGATCCGGGTGGTGCGGGCCTTCGTGCGCGAGCCGTACGAGACCCGCCGCTTCGAGCGCGCCAACGACGACCTCACCGACGTCGCGCTGCGCGCCGGGCGCTGGATGGCCAGCCTGTTCCCGATCGTGATCCTGCTGGTCAACCTGGGCAGCGTGGCGGTGATCTGGTTCGGCGGGCACCGGGTGGACGCGGGGGAGACCGGCGTCGGCTCGCTGACTGCGTTCCTCAGCTATCTGATGCTGATCATGATGAGCGTGATGATGGCGACCTTCATGCTGATGCAGGTCCCGCGCTCCGCGGTCTGCGCGGACCGGATCGCCGAGGTGCTCGACACCCGCACCTCCGTCACCCCGCCGGCCGACCCGGTGCCGCTGGACCCCGCCCGCCGCGGCTGGCTCGACGTCGAGGGCGTCTCCTTCGCCTACCCCGGTGCCGCCGACCCCGTCGTGTGCGACGTGTCGTTCTCCGCACGTCCCGGGCAGACCGTGGCGGTGGTCGGCTCCACCGGCTCGGGCAAGACCACCCTGCTCAACCTGCTGGCCCGCCTGGTCGACGCCACCTCCGGCACGGTCCGGGTGGCCGGCACCGACGTGCGCCAGCTCGACCCCGACGAGCTGTGGTCCGACCTCGGCCTGGTGCCGCAGAAGGCCTGGCTGTTCAGCGGCACCGTGCGCGCCAACCTGCTGCACGGGCGCCCGGACGCGACCGAGGCCGACCTGTGGGCGGCGCTGGAGGTGGCGCAGGCCCGCGACTTCGTCGAGGCGATGCCCGAGGGGCTCGACGCCCCGGTCAGCCAGGGCGGGTCGAACTTCTCCGGCGGGCAGCGCCAGCGGCTCGCCATCGCGCGCGCCGTCGTACGACGTCCCTCGCTGTACCTGTTCGACGACTCCTTCTCCGCGCTCGACGTCGCCACCGACGCGCGGCTGCGGGCGGCGCTGCGCCCGGTCACGACCGAGGCGACCGTGGTGGTCGTCGCGCAGCGGGTCTCCACGATCCTCGAGGCCGACCTGATCGTCGTGCTCGACGACGGCCGCGTCGTGGGGCTCGGCACCCACGCCGACCTGGTGCTCGACTGCCCCACCTATCGCGAGATCGTCGCCAGCCAGCTGGGCATCGAGGAGGGAGACGCCGCATGA